CGTGATCGAGGAAGAGAATGGCGACATCTCCTTCCAGGTGGTCAACAATGACGGCAAACCGAACTCGCATATCGTCCTGACCGGCTTGAAATGCATCTTCCAGAAACAACTGCCCAAGATGCCGAAGGACTACATTGCGCGACTCGTTTACGACCGAACACACTTGAGCATCGCGATTGTCAAGAAGCCTCCCCCCGGTAGCTTCGCGGAGAGTTCAAATCTTCCAGGAGAGGTCGTGGGTGGAATCACATACAGACCCTTCAAGGGACGACAATTCGCCGAGATCGTGTTTTGTGCCATCAGCAGCGACCAGCAGGTGAAAGGATACGGCGCGCATCTCATGAACCATCTAAAAGACTACGTCAAGTCTACCAGTGATGTGATGCACTTCCTGACCTACGCCGACAACTACGCAATCGGTTACTTTAAGAAGCAAGGATTCACGAAGGAGATCACGCTGGATAGGCCAAAGTGGATGGGATACATCAAGGACTACGAGGGAGGGACTATAATGCAGTGCTCTATGCTGCCCAAGATCAAGTACCTTGAATCAGCGCGTATGCTGCTCAAGCAGAAGGCCGCGGTTCATGCCAAGATAAGAGCTGTGAGCAAGAGCTACGACATATATGGGCCGCCCATGCAGTGGAAGAATGTAAAAAAAGGACAGCCGTTACCAGCGATCAATCCACTGGACATTCCTGCAATCAAAGCGACTGGCTGGTCTCCAGACATGGACGCGCTCTCGCGTCAGCCACGTCGTAATCCGTCGCATAGCTTGCTACTTGCTCTGCTGTCCGCCTTACAAACCAGTTCCTCCGCTTGGCCCTTCCTACAACCCGTCAATGGCGAAGAGGTTCACGACTACTACGAGGTCATCAAGGAGCCCATGGACCTTTCAACGATGGAGAGCAAGCTGGATAAGGATCAGTATGAGACCGTCGAGGACTTCGTTCGCGACTGTCTGCTCATCGTTCGCAACTGCCGCCGTTACAACGGGGAGACTACACCTTACGCAAAGGCTGCAGTGAGGTTGGAGAAGGATATGTGGAAGAAGATCCGGGAAGTGCCGGAATGGTAAGTGAATGAAGAGCGCGATGCCGAGAAACCTTCTAATCACACGCGAATAGGTCGTATCTCGAACCTGAGAACTTCGAGACCACCGCCAGACAGGCTCCCGAATGATAATATCTGGACTTTCTGGACAGAAGCATGATTTTGATTTTAGCGCGGCGCTGGCGGGATATGATACCACGATAAGACGCATTGACACATGAGCACAGCTTTGTCCATTCTTTCACTTTTTCTGCTTCTTTGACGATGCATCTCGTACATGGGCTTTATCTCCACGTGTTCAGTGCTCGCTGCGCGTTTCCAGCTCGGTCGTTCGTCACAAGTTGATCGCGGGATTCAGTCGCCGTAGCTTTCATCCTCTGTTGTCGAGAGATGAACAAGCGGATATTTTCGTGACTAATTAAGTATTCTTGTTTTGAATCGCCTTCGAATCTCATGGAATCTCGAGACCATTGAGCAGTCGCGAGTCTGGCTCAGTCTCTCTAGCATCCCTTTCAGCCGATCCTGCCCAGATCGTGGCGCCTAAGCTGCGCCCTGCACGCACGTCCAGCACGCCATGCTTCTGGATCTTGTTCTCGACGGATGGAGCAGTTGGGAGGTCCAATACCTACAGTTCACAGTCCCTATACCTAGTCGTCTTGGCCTCGCTCTTGCTCCATCTTGGTCGCCGTGTTGATGTTGAGGCAGTGGTTACCTGGAGGCTTTGGTGTCTTCGCGGCTGAGCTGGACAGGTCGTAGAAGAAATTGGCATCGCAGTAGTGAAATGTGCTTTTGAGAAAGCTCAGTTGGATACAATTACCATCTCGGTAAGGGACGTCGCGTGGAACAGGCATATGAAAAGGTGGCTACCGTTGCGGTGGATTGGCTGGGTTTGAGGGGGCATAATTCGAGCCCGTGGCTCATAAGCTCTATGGGCATTGTCACGGGGCGGGGATGGTTTGTGGATAGCGGCGGTAGGACTTCATTCTTGGAACGAGTCGTGTTACGTTCGTTTCAGGGCTACATTTGGTGTGCAGTACCATCCTGCGAAGATAATCGATCCCGCTGGAGATGACGAGAAATATCGAGAAA
This genomic window from Fulvia fulva chromosome 4, complete sequence contains:
- a CDS encoding Histone acetyltransferase GCN5; its protein translation is MASVKSEKRHAQDEGNAPDAKRIKPSVSPPPETDYVINHDAFPKKPAVIEEENGDISFQVVNNDGKPNSHIVLTGLKCIFQKQLPKMPKDYIARLVYDRTHLSIAIVKKPPPGSFAESSNLPGEVVGGITYRPFKGRQFAEIVFCAISSDQQVKGYGAHLMNHLKDYVKSTSDVMHFLTYADNYAIGYFKKQGFTKEITLDRPKWMGYIKDYEGGTIMQCSMLPKIKYLESARMLLKQKAAVHAKIRAVSKSYDIYGPPMQWKNVKKGQPLPAINPLDIPAIKATGWSPDMDALSRQPRRNPSHSLLLALLSALQTSSSAWPFLQPVNGEEVHDYYEVIKEPMDLSTMESKLDKDQYETVEDFVRDCLLIVRNCRRYNGETTPYAKAAVRLEKDMWKKIREVPEWSYLEPENFETTARQAPE